The Meriones unguiculatus strain TT.TT164.6M chromosome 13 unlocalized genomic scaffold, Bangor_MerUng_6.1 Chr13_unordered_Scaffold_45, whole genome shotgun sequence genome window below encodes:
- the LOC110541487 gene encoding zinc finger protein 120-like, with protein sequence MLEIYKNLTAIGYNWEDHNTEQNCQSSKNHGRYENSHTGKKTYEYTVWDKAFVYHGRPQRHKRTHTGKKHYKCNQCGNTFACNSHLLRHKRAHTGEKPFECNLCGKAFAYNSHLLIHKRTHTGEKPYECNQCGKAFARNSHLVVHKRTHTREKPYECKQCGKAFSYNSVLLRHKRTHDGEKPYECNQCGKAFASNSDLLKHKRTHIKENSYECKQCGKAFAYNSHMLIHKRIHTGEKPYECNQCGKAFARKGHLVVHKRTHTGEKPYECNQCGKAFAYNSVLLRHKRTHTEEKSYAFNQCVKAFA encoded by the exons atgctggagatttacaagaacctcactgctatag gctacaattgggaagatcaTAATACTGAACAGAATTGTCAAAGTTCTAAAAATCATGGAAG gtacgAAAACAGTCATACTGGAAAGAAAACCTATGAATATACTGTATGGGATAAAGCCTTTGTATATCATGGTCGTCctcaaaggcataaaagaacccatactggaaagaaacattataaatgtaaccaatgtggtaataCCTTTGCATGCAACAGTCATCTCCTCAGAcataaaagagcacacactggagagaaaccttttgaatgtaacctatgtggtaaagcctttgcatataacagtcatctcctaatacataaaagaacacacactggagagaaaccttatgaatgtaaccaatgtggtaaagcctttgcacgaaacagtcatctggtagtacataaaagaacacacactagagagaaaccttatgaatgtaaacagtgtggtaaagccttttcatataacagtgttctcctaagacataaaagaacacatgatggagaaaaaccttatgaatgtaaccaatgcggtAAAGCttttgcatctaacagtgatctcctaaaacataaaagaacacatattaaAGAGAATTCTTATGAatgtaagcaatgtggtaaagcctttgcatataataGTCATAtgctaatacataaaagaatacacactggagagaaaccttatgaatgtaaccaatgcggtAAAGCTTTTGCACGAAAAGGTCATCttgtagtacataaaagaacacacactggagagaagccttatgaatgtaaccaatgtggcaaagcctttgcatataacagtgttctcctaagacataaaagaacacatactgaagagaaatcTTATGCATTCAACCagtgtgttaaagcctttgcatga